The Candidatus Nitrosoglobus terrae genome segment AAAAAGCCTAAGACAATCGATGAATTAGCGCCAAAAGTATGGCAGTAAGATAATGCGTTTTTTAGCTTTGATCATTTTGATAGGCAAGCTGAAGCTCATCTTCTATTACATCCACTGTAACATAACCTCCATTGACTAACTTACCAAATAATAACTCATCTGCTAAGGGTTTTTTAATTTTTTCTTGAATAAAACGAGTCATAGGGCGGGCACCCATCTTCTTATCATAACCTCGATTAGCCAACCAGATTCGAGCAATATCACTTACCTTAAGGACAACATTCTTATCCTGTAGTAGTAACTCTAGCTCTATTATAAACTTATCGACTACTCTACCAATAGAGAACTCGCTCAAAGCCTTAAATTGGACAATCGCATCCAGCCGATTACGGAGCTCAGGGCTAAATATTCGCTTAATGACTTCTACTGCGTCGTTAGAATGATCCTGCTCGGTGAATCCTATGGATGCTCGGCTAATCTCTTGAGCGCCCACATTAGAAGTCATTACTAAAATCACATTACGAAAATCCGCTTTACGCCCGTTATTATCAGTCAGAGTACCATGATCCATGATCTGTAGTAGCAAATTAAATACATCGGGATGAGCCTTTTCGATCTCATCAAGCAGTAAAACCGCATGGGGATTCTTGCAAATAGCCTCGGTAAGCAACCCCCCTTGCTCATACCCAACATAACCTGGCGGGGCTCCAATAAGACGAGAGGCCGTATGGCGCTCCATATACTCGGACATATCAAAACGAATAAGCTCAATACCCAAAATATGAGCCAGTTGACGAGTAATTTCTGTCTTACCGACCCCCGTAGGGCCAGTAAAAAGAAAGGAGCCTACAGGTCTATTGATATCTCCCAAACCAGATCGAGACATCTTAATGGCCGAACCTAATACTTCAATAGCCTCATCTTGGCCAAAAATAACCCGCTTAAGATTTGCTTCCAGATTAGCTAAACTCTCCTTATCAGAGGTTGAAATATGCTTTGGCGGGATACGTGCCATTTTAGCAACTACAAACTGTACATCCTGTACTCCAATGATTTTTTTGCGCCTAGCCAGTGCTAATAGCTGTTGGCTAGCACCACACTCATCAAGCACGTCAATGGCTTTATCTGGAAGATAGCGATCATTGATGTAACGGGCTGATAATTCAGCAGCAACACGAAGTGCCGCCTGAGAGAACTTAACCTTATGGTGCTCCTCCAAGCGAGATTTCAATCCTCGTAGAATTTGTACTGTTTCCTCTACTGAAGGCTCTAAAATATCAATCTTCTGGAAGCGACGTGCTAAAGCCCGATCTTTCTCAAAAACACTACGGTATTCTTGATAAGTAGTAGAACCAATACATTTTAGCTCACCTGAAGATAGCATGGGCTTAATTAGGTTAGAGGCATCCATTGCTCCACCAGAGGCTGAACCAGCACCAATAACGGTGTGAATTTCATCAATAAAAAGAATGGCACCCTTCTCTTTTTTAAGTTGCGCCAAGATACCCTTTAAGCGCTTTTCGAAATCACCACGGTATTTAGTCCCAGCTACTAAAGCGCCCATATCTAAACTGTAAATCGTACAACCCAGCAAAACCTCAGGAATATCTCCTTCAATAATTTTCCGTGCTAACCCTTCAGCCAAAGCCGTTTTACCTACGCCAGCCTCACCGACAAATAAAGGATTGTTCTTACGCCTCCGACATAGGATTTGGATAGTACGTTCTAACTCTGTATAGCGCCCTATGAGGGGATCGATCTTTCCTTGCACTGCTAACCGATTAAGGTTGACGGCATAGGTTTCTAATGGATTTTGCCCAGAAACCTCTACTCCCGTTGTTTCCGCCTCCTCCGAAGCCCCAGCTGACTCTCCACTGCTACCTTGAGGATTAACTTTGCTAATGCCATGGGAGAGGTAATTCACAATATCTAATCGAGTTGTATGCTGACGCTTGAGAAAATAAACTGCTTGAGACTGCTGCTCTCCATAGATCGCAACTAATACGTTAGCGCCAGTAACCTCTTTTTGCCCAGAGGATTGAACTTGAAGCACTGCCCGCTGTAATACTCGCTGGAATCCTAAGGTTGGTTGAGTATCTCGGCCTTCCTTAATTGGTAGCAAAGGGGTGGTTTCATTGAGAAAATCTGTTATTTCTTTCTTTAATTGATGCAAACTTACCCCACAAGCTCGTAATACAGCGACTGCTGCTGGATTATCTAGCATAGCTAGCAAAAGGTGCTCTACAGTGAGAAATTCGTGCATTTTCTCCCGCGCGCCCTTAAAAGCTTGATTTAGGCTTGCTTCCAGATCCCTACTCAACATGAGCAATTACCTCACTATCAGGCAGGCTAGACATAAATTTAAAACCTATAGAATCATTAATATCCTTCTAGAATACCACTCCTACCCGCATCCCCTTAATCTAGATCAGCTTGCAGCTTGATAAAATTTTTCATTATGCCTTCTCCAAGATGCACTTTAGCGGATGCTGGTTATTCACGGAATACTCATTTACCTGAGCCATCTTTGTCTCCGCGATCTCGTAGGTAAATACACCACAAATCCCTTGGCCTTCTATATGCACTTGCCACATAATACGTGTTGCTTGTTCTAGATTCATAGCAAAAAAAGTCTGTAATATTTTAACTACAAACTCCATCGGCGTGTAATCGTCATTTAGCATGACCACCTTATACATTGATGGAGGCTTGATCTTTGGCTTTGCCACACCAATTGCAAAGATATCCTTATTCCCCTCATCTGGATATAACTTACCCATAAGCCAGCCCAATTCCTCCTAAGGGCATATTCGATAAAG includes the following:
- the clpA gene encoding ATP-dependent Clp protease ATP-binding subunit ClpA encodes the protein MLSRDLEASLNQAFKGAREKMHEFLTVEHLLLAMLDNPAAVAVLRACGVSLHQLKKEITDFLNETTPLLPIKEGRDTQPTLGFQRVLQRAVLQVQSSGQKEVTGANVLVAIYGEQQSQAVYFLKRQHTTRLDIVNYLSHGISKVNPQGSSGESAGASEEAETTGVEVSGQNPLETYAVNLNRLAVQGKIDPLIGRYTELERTIQILCRRRKNNPLFVGEAGVGKTALAEGLARKIIEGDIPEVLLGCTIYSLDMGALVAGTKYRGDFEKRLKGILAQLKKEKGAILFIDEIHTVIGAGSASGGAMDASNLIKPMLSSGELKCIGSTTYQEYRSVFEKDRALARRFQKIDILEPSVEETVQILRGLKSRLEEHHKVKFSQAALRVAAELSARYINDRYLPDKAIDVLDECGASQQLLALARRKKIIGVQDVQFVVAKMARIPPKHISTSDKESLANLEANLKRVIFGQDEAIEVLGSAIKMSRSGLGDINRPVGSFLFTGPTGVGKTEITRQLAHILGIELIRFDMSEYMERHTASRLIGAPPGYVGYEQGGLLTEAICKNPHAVLLLDEIEKAHPDVFNLLLQIMDHGTLTDNNGRKADFRNVILVMTSNVGAQEISRASIGFTEQDHSNDAVEVIKRIFSPELRNRLDAIVQFKALSEFSIGRVVDKFIIELELLLQDKNVVLKVSDIARIWLANRGYDKKMGARPMTRFIQEKIKKPLADELLFGKLVNGGYVTVDVIEDELQLAYQNDQS
- the clpS gene encoding ATP-dependent Clp protease adapter ClpS; translation: MGKLYPDEGNKDIFAIGVAKPKIKPPSMYKVVMLNDDYTPMEFVVKILQTFFAMNLEQATRIMWQVHIEGQGICGVFTYEIAETKMAQVNEYSVNNQHPLKCILEKA